Proteins encoded in a region of the Elaeis guineensis isolate ETL-2024a chromosome 7, EG11, whole genome shotgun sequence genome:
- the LOC105048875 gene encoding LOW QUALITY PROTEIN: probable pre-mRNA-splicing factor ATP-dependent RNA helicase DEAH5 (The sequence of the model RefSeq protein was modified relative to this genomic sequence to represent the inferred CDS: inserted 1 base in 1 codon) — protein sequence MAPAAEDGLKKLEYLSLVSKICTELESHVGCGDKVLAEFITELGRRSETVEEFDAKLKENGAEMPDYFVRTLLTIIHAIVPPKPKSAKPSSDQNQDKKKSSAFPALSRPDDLERAKELRREIEHDAEMKAASEARSRDEHHDRDGGRDRERHRHRDRDRDGDRDRDRDRRRDRDREYRRDRDRDRDWDRHNRDRSHRRDRDRDRDDNSRAYDEEEEDGRDGRNPNPSNRRYADEPELYRVYKGRVSRVMDTGCFIQLNDFKGKEGLVHVSQIANRRVANAKDAVKRDQEVFVKVISVSGQKLSLSMRDVDQKTGKDLLPMRKNSEDEALRANPSSGNNGPVTRTGLSGITIVEEEEXGPSRRPLKRMSSPEKWEAKQLIASGVLDVREYPMFDDDGDGLLYQEEGAEEELEIELNEDEPAFLQGQSRFSIDMSPVKIFKNPEGSLSRAAALQSALIKERREVREQQQRTMLDSIPKDLNRPWEDPMPETGERHLAQELRGVGLSAYDMPEWKKDAYGKALTFGQRSKLSIQEQRQSLPIYKLKKELIQAVHDNQVLVVIGETGSGKTTQVTQYLAEAGYTTRGKIGCTQPRRVAAMSVAKRVAEEFGCRLGEEVGYAIRFEDCTSPETVIKYMTDGMLLREILVDENLSQYSVIMLDEAHERTIHTDVLFGLLKQLVKRRPDLRLIVTSATLDAEKFSGYFFNCNIFTIPGRTFPVEILYTKQPETDYLDAALITVLQIHLTEPEGDILVFLTGQEEIDHACQCLYERMKGLGKNVPELIILPVYSALPSEMQSRIFEPAPPGKRKVVVATNIAEASLTIDGIYYVVDPGFAKQNVYNPKQGIDSLVITPISQASAKQRAGRAGRTGPGKCYRLYTESAYRNEMSPTTIPEIQRINLGLTTLTMKAMGINDLLSFDFMDPPSPQALISAMEQLYSLGALDEEGLLTKLGRKMAEFPLEPPLSKMLLASVDLGCSDEILTIIAMIQTGNIFYRPREKQAQADQKRAKFFQPEGDHLTLLAVYEAWKAKNFSGPWCFENFVQSRSLRRAQDVRKQLLTIMDRYKLDVVSAGKNFTKIRKAITAGFFFHAARKDPQEGYRTLVENQPVYIHPSSALFQRQPDWVIYHELVMTTKEYMREVTVIDPKWLVELAPRFYKSADPTKLSKRKRQERIEPLYDRYHEPNSWRLSKRRA from the exons ATGGCGCCGGCTGCTGAAGACGGTCTGAAGAAACTCGAGTACCTCTCTCTCGTCTCCAAAATCTGCACGGAGCTCGAGTCCCACGTCGGGTGCGGCGACAAGGTCCTCGCagagttcatcaccgagctcggccGCAGGTCCGAGACGGTGGAGGAGTTCGACGCCAAGCTCAAGGAGAACGGCGCCGAGATGCCAGACTACTTCGTCCGCACCCTCCTCACCATCATCCACGCCATCGTACCCCCAAAGCCCAAGTCCGCCAAGCCCTCCTCCGACCAGAATCAAGACAAGAAGAAATCCTCCGCCTTCCCTGCCCTCTCCCGTCCAGACGACCTCGAACGCGCCAAGGAGCTCCGCCGCGAGATCGAGCACGACGCCGAGATGAAGGCCGCGTCTGAAGCCCGCAGCCGCGACGAGCACCACGATCGTGATGGCGGCCGAGATCGGGAGCGGCACCGACATCGGGATCGGGACCGAGATGGAGATCGGGACCGAGATCGAGACAGGCGACGCGATCGAGATCGAGAGTATAGGCGAGATAGAGATAGAGACAGAGACTGGGACAGACATAACAGAGATAGGAGTCACAGAAGGGATAGGGATAGAGATAGGGATGATAATTCTAGGGCATATgacgaggaggaagaagatggcaGGGATGGGAGAAACCCTAACCCGAGTAATCGGAGGTATGCGGACGAGCCGGAGCTCTATAGGGTGTATAAAGGTAGGGTTTCGCGAGTGATGGATACGGGGTGCTTCATCCAGCTGAATGATTTCAAGGGGAAGGAGGGTCTGGTCCATGTTTCCCAGATTGCAAATAGAAGGGTCGCCAATGCAAAGGATGCAGTGAAGCGCGATCAAGAAGTGTTCGTGAAGGTGATCTCAGTGTCAGGGCAGAAACTTAGCCTTTCCATGAGGGATGTGGACCAGAAGACCGGAAAGGATCTGCTTCCAATGAGGAAGAACTCGGAGGATGAGGCATTGAGGGCGAACCCTTCAAGTGGGAACAATGGGCCAGTGACAAGGACTGGCCTTTCGGGCATCACAATCGTGGAGGAGGAAG ATGGACCATCTCGGCGGCCGCTGAAGAGGATGAGCTCACCAGAGAAATGGGAGGCGAAGCAGTTGATTGCTTCTGGGGTTTTGGATGTGAGGGAGTATCCTATGTTCGATGACGATGGCGATGGGCTGCTGTATCAGGAAGAGGGGGCTGAGGAAGAGCTTGAAATTGAGCTTAATGAGGATGAGCCTGCATTCTTGCAAGGGCAGAGCCGGTTCTCAATTGACATGTCCCCTGTCAAGATTTTCAAGAATCCAGAAGGTTCTTTGAGTAGGGCGGCAGCTCTCCAGTCAGCTCTCATTAAGGAGAGGAGGGAGGTCCGAGAGCAGCAGCAGAGGACAATGCTTGATTCCATCCCGAAGGATCTTAACCGTCCATGGGAGGACCCTATGCCAGAGACAGGTGAGAGGCACCTTGCTCAGGAGCTGAGGGGTGTTGGTTTGTCTGCCTATGACATGCCTGAATGGAAGAAAGATGCATATGGAAAGGCTTTAACTTTTGGGCAGAGGTCAAAGCTTTCAATACAGGAGCAAAGGCAGAGTCTTCCGATCTATAAACTAAAGAAAGAACTGATTCAAGCTGTGCATGATAACCAGGTGCTGGTCGTCATTGGTGAGACCGGTTCAGGGAAGACAACACAAGTGACTCAATACCTGGCAGAGGCAGGTTACACAACAAGAGGTAAAATTGGGTGCACGCAGCCTCGTAGGGTGGCAGCAATGTCGGTTGCGAAGAGGGTGGCAGAAGAATTCGGTTGTCGTTTGGGAGAAGAGGTTGGTTATGCTATTAGGTTTGAGGACTGCACTAGTCCAGAGACAGTGATCAAGTATATGACAGATGGTATGCTTCTTAGGGAGATTTTGGTCGATGAAAACCTTTCACAGTACTCTGTTATCATGCTTGATGAAGCTCATGAGAGAACAATCCACACCGATGTTCTTTTTGGTTTACTAAAACAGCTAGTGAAACGCAGGCCTGACCTTCGGTTGATAGTCACTTCTGCCACACTTGATGCAGAAAAGTTCTCTGGTTATTTTTTTAACTGCAATATCTTCACCATTCCGGGAAGAACATTTCCAGTGGAGATACTCTACACAAAGCAACCAGAGACTGATTACTTAGATGCAGCACTAATTACTGTTTTGCAGATCCACCTGACGGAACCCGAGGGTGATATTCTTGTCTTTTTGACTGGCCAAGAAGAAATTGATCATGCTTGTCAGTGTCTTTATGAGAGAATGAAAGGTTTAGGAAAGAATGTTCCAGAGTTGATTATCTTGCCAGTATACAGTGCTCTTCCAAGCGAAATGCAATCCAGGATTTTTGAACCTGCACCTCCTGGAAAGAGGAAAGTGGTTGTGGCTACCAATATTGCCGAGGCTTCTTTGACAATTGATGGGATATATTATGTTGTTGATCCTGGGTTTGCAAAGCAAAATGTGTATAACCCGAAACAAGGGATTGATTCGCTCGTCATCACTCCCATCTCGCAAGCATCAGCCAAGCAGCGAGCTGGGCGTGCTGGGCGTACTGGCCCAGGGAAGTGTTACCGCCTTTACACAGAGAGTGCCTACCGTAATGAAATGTCACCCACCACAATTCCTGAAATCCAAAGAATCAACCTCGGGTTAACAACGCTAACTATGAAGGCCATGGGGATTAATGACCTCTTGTCATTTGATTTTATGGACCCACCATCACCTCAAGCACTCATATCTGCCATGGAGCAACTATACAGTCTTGGAGCATTGGATGAGGAGGGGCTTCTAACCAAATTGGGTAGAAAAATGGCTGAATTTCCACTGGAACCACCATTATCAAAGATGCTTCTGGCCAGCGTTGACCTAGGGTGCAGTGATGAGATTTTGACCATTATAGCAATGATTCAGACTGGGAATATCTTCTACAGGCCAAGGGAGAAGCAAGCTCAAGCGGATCAGAAAAGAGCCAAGTTCTTTCAGCCAGAAGGTGACCACTTAACATTGCTTGCTGTATATGAAGCTTGGAAGGCTAAAAATTTTTCTGGGCCATGGTGCTTTGAAAACTTTGTGCAGTCGCGTTCCCTTCGGAGGGCACAAGATGTCAGAAAGCAGCTTCTTACTATCATGGACAG GTATAAACTGGATGTCGTCAGTGCTGGTAAAAACTTTACAAAGATACGGAAGGCAATTACTGCAGGATTCTTCTTCCATGCTGCTAGGAAGGACCCCCAGGAGGGATACAGGACCCTAGTTGAGAACCAGCCGGTGTACATCCATCCAAGCAGTGCTTTATTTCAGAGGCAACCAGATTGGGTCATATATCATGAGTTGGTTATGACAACAAAAGAATACATGAGGGAGGTAACAGTCATCGATCCCAAATGGTTAGTAGAATTGGCACCAAGATTTTATAAGTCTGCAGATCCTACAAAGTTGAGCAAAAGGAAGAGGCAAGAGCGTATTGAACCACTATATGACAGATATCATGAGCCGAACTCATGGCGTTTGAGTAAACGCCGTGCTTAA